TCAGTTCCTTTGCCAGCCATCGTTTCTAGCGCGATTTGAACGTGCTGCTCTGGCCGAATAACCGCGTTCAGTCCCTTGATGATCTGCGCAATGGCAACATCCGCTCCGGCACCAATATGTGCTCCCGGATGGAGCGTTAATTGTGTTGCGCCAACGGCATCTGCACGCTGGATCTCTTGATAGAGAAAGTCCGTTGCAAACTCAAAATAACCCGGCTTTTTCGTATTACCTAAATTAATGATGTATGGGGCATGTACGACGATCTGCCGGAGGTCATGAGCCTCGATTATCGGCTGTGCTTCGTCAATTTTCAGTTCGTCAATTGGTTTACGCCGTGTATTTTGGGGTGCGCCCGTATAGATCATAAATGTGTTGGCGCCGTAACTTGCCGCCTCATTGGCAGATCCGAGCAACATGTCGGGTGCCTTCATCGAAACATGTGAACCTAATCTAAGCATTGTAGTCCCATCCTTTTCGCAAGTTTACTAATTCCTGTCATACCTTAAAGTTGCCGGATACATATGATACCGGCATGATCACTCATTATCCAAATAAATCTGTCAAGTTATTCTAAGCGGTTGTGGTCACCCGTGGATAAAAGTACGCCAAG
This Lactiplantibacillus plantarum DNA region includes the following protein-coding sequences:
- a CDS encoding deoxyribonuclease IV, whose product is MLRLGSHVSMKAPDMLLGSANEAASYGANTFMIYTGAPQNTRRKPIDELKIDEAQPIIEAHDLRQIVVHAPYIINLGNTKKPGYFEFATDFLYQEIQRADAVGATQLTLHPGAHIGAGADVAIAQIIKGLNAVIRPEQHVQIALETMAGKGTEVGRTFEELAQMIDGVTYNEKLSVTFDTCHTSDAGYAIKDDFDGVLNEFDHVIGLDRLKVIHLNDSKNPQGAHKDRHTNIGMGTIGFDTLNKVAHHPQLPDISKILETPYVGEDKKHQLPPYKYEIAMLRAGEFNPHLIEDIEQQR